The following are from one region of the Hymenobacter radiodurans genome:
- a CDS encoding TolB-like translocation protein yields MRSDSAYQNRLVVLDARSGQEQRVLPNPTNDLYIQPRWLPDHRTVAAVLLKSGAKHWLLSTLKPARLANCCP; encoded by the coding sequence GTGCGCAGCGACTCGGCTTACCAGAACCGCTTAGTGGTGCTCGATGCCCGCTCCGGGCAGGAACAGCGCGTACTGCCAAACCCTACCAATGACTTGTACATTCAGCCCCGCTGGCTGCCCGACCACCGCACCGTAGCGGCCGTGCTGCTCAAGTCGGGGGCAAAACATTGGCTCTTATCGACACTGAAACCGGCCAGACTCGCGAACTGCTGCCCGTAG
- a CDS encoding TonB-dependent receptor plug domain-containing protein — protein MLLRKALSTRVIICLLVGIIGGFQVASADDFVRQAIARLQSFYIGSFPEKSYIHTDKAFYAVGETIWLKAYVVDAARHRPDTMSRVLYVDLVAPDQRVVGQRVLRLTQGTAAADFELTDSLAQGMYTVRAYTNWMRNFSPDYFFSKRIPVWQAATPVGTSAAARPVAKARVRKAASAPKPKTDVQFFPEGGNLVAGLPTVVAFKATDEYGRGVAVSGQLTDDQGQAAGSFKSQHAGMGTVLLTPQPGRQYKAAVVLPGGARAEYPLPAVAPSGFVLKVTQTKEFVYVGVQRQTAAGTAAAPAENVTLLAHVRGTVAYAAKGQLTGSEGYAARIPKAKFPTGVAHFTLFDGQGVAQGERLAYIDAQPSLQVRITPDKPAYAPREKVNLTVAVIDGAGQPVAAQLSLAVTNALATGMNEAPETTILTQLLLTSDLQGYVENPGYYFQNKTPETEQALDHLLLTQGWRRFVWKEILADKKPPRPFALEQALSIGGQVVRPNAKAAGVSQLTIFQMGATGGMAVASTEADGSFLLTGFQGKDTARVVVQARKEKGGSNLLIKLNPRWPEVTALTWPLPAEPEPTVTAYLQQSQKQQKAERQYRADTAKTIMLKGVTVAGRKPTPPPDARRIYSQADAVLRPDDIPGSSSFFSVLQLIQGRVAGVQVTGSAPNFQVQIRGASSITGSNAPLFVLDGIPVDIDAINTIPVTDVETVEILKGPSAAIYGSRGQEESLPSLPSAATPTTTTPKRPLRASQPQCCPPITKPANSTPRATKRPPAPRSSVPTIGAPHSTGHPRCAPAPPARRRYRSTAPTTPARFEWP, from the coding sequence ATGCTGCTTCGTAAAGCGTTATCAACGAGAGTTATTATTTGTCTGCTGGTTGGGATAATTGGTGGCTTTCAAGTAGCCTCGGCCGATGACTTCGTGCGTCAGGCCATTGCCCGCCTTCAGAGTTTTTACATCGGCAGCTTTCCCGAAAAAAGCTACATCCACACCGACAAAGCATTTTACGCCGTGGGTGAGACTATTTGGCTAAAGGCCTACGTGGTAGATGCCGCCCGGCACCGGCCTGATACAATGAGCCGGGTGCTGTACGTTGACTTGGTTGCCCCCGACCAGCGCGTCGTAGGTCAGCGCGTGCTACGCCTAACTCAGGGCACCGCCGCCGCCGACTTTGAGCTGACCGACAGTCTGGCGCAAGGCATGTACACGGTGCGCGCTTACACCAACTGGATGCGCAACTTCAGCCCCGACTACTTCTTTTCCAAGCGCATACCCGTGTGGCAGGCGGCTACTCCTGTGGGTACTAGCGCAGCCGCCCGGCCCGTTGCGAAAGCCAGAGTACGTAAGGCAGCCTCAGCCCCTAAGCCCAAAACGGACGTGCAATTCTTCCCCGAAGGGGGCAATCTGGTGGCTGGCCTACCTACCGTGGTAGCCTTTAAAGCCACCGATGAGTACGGCCGCGGCGTAGCCGTGAGCGGACAGCTAACTGATGATCAGGGACAGGCAGCGGGCTCTTTCAAAAGTCAGCACGCGGGCATGGGCACAGTATTGCTGACACCCCAGCCGGGTCGGCAGTATAAGGCAGCAGTAGTGCTGCCGGGGGGCGCCCGCGCCGAGTATCCGTTGCCCGCTGTGGCCCCCAGCGGCTTTGTGCTGAAGGTGACGCAAACCAAGGAGTTTGTGTACGTAGGCGTGCAGCGCCAAACGGCGGCGGGCACTGCCGCCGCGCCCGCCGAAAATGTGACGCTGCTGGCTCACGTACGCGGCACGGTAGCTTACGCCGCCAAAGGCCAGCTGACCGGCAGTGAAGGTTATGCGGCCCGTATTCCGAAAGCCAAATTCCCGACGGGCGTAGCGCATTTCACCCTGTTCGATGGGCAAGGTGTGGCGCAAGGTGAGCGGTTGGCATATATTGATGCTCAGCCTAGCCTGCAGGTGCGCATCACCCCGGACAAGCCCGCGTATGCTCCCCGCGAGAAAGTAAACCTGACGGTAGCCGTAATCGATGGTGCCGGTCAGCCTGTAGCGGCCCAGTTGTCATTGGCCGTAACTAATGCGCTGGCAACGGGGATGAATGAAGCGCCCGAAACGACTATCCTGACCCAGTTGCTGCTGACCTCCGATTTGCAGGGCTACGTGGAAAACCCAGGCTACTATTTCCAGAATAAAACCCCCGAAACCGAACAGGCGCTTGATCATCTGCTGCTCACCCAGGGCTGGCGGCGGTTTGTGTGGAAAGAGATTCTGGCCGATAAAAAGCCCCCCAGACCCTTTGCGCTGGAGCAAGCGCTAAGTATAGGTGGGCAGGTGGTGCGCCCCAATGCCAAAGCCGCGGGCGTTAGTCAGCTTACTATTTTTCAAATGGGAGCTACGGGCGGAATGGCTGTGGCCAGCACCGAGGCCGATGGGAGCTTTCTGCTTACGGGCTTTCAAGGCAAAGACACGGCCCGCGTGGTGGTGCAGGCTCGAAAAGAGAAAGGCGGTAGCAACCTGCTTATAAAGCTGAACCCGCGCTGGCCCGAGGTGACTGCCCTTACCTGGCCATTGCCCGCCGAACCAGAGCCAACCGTAACAGCATATCTGCAGCAGAGCCAAAAGCAACAGAAGGCCGAGCGCCAGTATCGGGCTGATACGGCCAAAACCATTATGCTGAAGGGCGTGACGGTGGCGGGCCGCAAGCCTACGCCGCCCCCCGATGCGCGCCGCATCTATTCGCAGGCCGACGCGGTGCTTCGGCCAGACGATATTCCAGGCAGTAGCTCTTTTTTTAGCGTATTGCAGCTCATACAAGGGCGAGTAGCCGGGGTTCAGGTAACTGGTTCAGCTCCTAATTTTCAAGTGCAGATCAGAGGAGCTAGCTCTATTACCGGAAGTAACGCACCGTTGTTCGTTCTGGATGGTATTCCGGTTGATATCGATGCCATTAACACAATACCCGTTACGGATGTCGAAACCGTGGAAATATTGAAAGGGCCCTCGGCCGCTATTTATGGCAGCCGGGGGCAGGAGGAGTCATTGCCATCTTTACCAAGCGCGGCAACTCCAACTACGACTACTCCAAAACGCCCGCTCCGGGCATCGCAACCGCAGTGCTGCCCGCCTATTACCAAGCCCGCGAATTCTACGCCCCGCGCTACGAAACGCCCGCCCGCCCCGCGCAGCAGCGTCCCGACTATCGGAGCACCACACTCTACTGGGCACCCACGCTGCGCACCGGCGCCACCGGCCAGACGCAGGTATCGTTCTACTGCTCCGACGACGCCAGCACGTTTCGAGTGGCCGTAG
- a CDS encoding TolB family protein has protein sequence MALIDTETGQTRELLPVANNNLSHPQPGGNFVFYNSPQSGIDNVYAVEISTGEVKQVTSRPLGAYHAAVSPDGQRLAFHDFRVEGARVADMPLEPTRWTAASAAPITPSAYTDPLLTQEPGVGTIGAVVPDSGTVQPSLAVSRYNRFNHLFNVFSWGLVQSPDGQGVRLGVRSQDLLSTTVAVAGVGFDQTERTGNVFADLSYQGFLPVLDLSVQHGSRRTTGFVDRRAPLDSASADRWRYTQFTTGVRLPLNFTRSKYLKGLTLGAHYSQQQVRDYDLRTRRLSEVGFGGSLHIVQYSLSYYHQLLQSRRDVGPRWGQNLSAVWRTTPFRAGLQGNQWGCRETCTFRECSNIIRCACVGLPIS, from the coding sequence TTGGCTCTTATCGACACTGAAACCGGCCAGACTCGCGAACTGCTGCCCGTAGCTAACAACAACCTGAGCCATCCCCAGCCGGGGGGCAATTTTGTGTTCTACAACTCACCGCAGTCGGGTATCGACAATGTGTATGCGGTTGAAATCAGCACAGGGGAGGTAAAGCAGGTTACCTCGCGGCCACTAGGGGCATATCATGCCGCCGTTTCTCCCGATGGGCAGCGTCTGGCCTTTCATGATTTTCGGGTAGAAGGTGCCCGCGTAGCCGATATGCCGCTGGAGCCTACACGTTGGACGGCGGCCTCGGCTGCGCCCATCACGCCGTCCGCCTACACCGACCCGTTGCTCACACAGGAGCCCGGCGTAGGCACTATTGGGGCCGTAGTACCCGATTCGGGAACGGTGCAGCCTAGCTTGGCGGTAAGCCGCTACAATCGGTTCAACCATTTATTCAACGTGTTTAGCTGGGGGCTGGTACAATCACCGGATGGCCAGGGCGTCCGATTGGGCGTTCGTTCCCAGGACTTGCTGAGCACCACAGTAGCCGTGGCCGGCGTGGGCTTCGACCAAACTGAACGCACCGGCAACGTCTTCGCGGACCTCAGCTACCAAGGTTTTTTGCCCGTGCTTGATCTGAGCGTACAGCATGGGTCACGCCGCACCACCGGCTTTGTGGATCGGCGCGCTCCACTCGATAGTGCCAGCGCCGACCGGTGGCGCTACACCCAATTCACTACCGGCGTACGACTGCCGCTCAACTTTACGCGCTCCAAATACCTGAAAGGTCTGACCCTAGGCGCTCACTATAGTCAGCAGCAAGTACGCGATTATGACTTACGGACCCGCCGCCTATCGGAGGTTGGGTTCGGGGGCTCTTTGCACATCGTGCAGTACAGTCTAAGCTATTATCATCAACTCCTGCAAAGCCGCCGTGACGTAGGGCCACGCTGGGGCCAGAACCTGAGCGCAGTGTGGCGCACTACTCCTTTTAGGGCCGGCTTGCAGGGCAATCAATGGGGGTGCAGGGAAACCTGTACTTTCCGGGAGTGCTCAAACATCATTCGCTGCGCCTGCGTGGGGCTACCAATATCATGA